Below is a window of Tolypothrix bouteillei VB521301 DNA.
AATATAGCCTCTACTCATCCAGTTTTGTTCATCACATTGTACGCATAACAACCTCTCTACAATCTGAGTAAATTGCATGAAGGCTGTAGAGTAATTCCTTTTCAACAATGGAATTTCGATGAGAAAAGAAGATTCCCAAGTTTTAATCAATTGACTGTTATTAAATTGATGCAATTGTTCTTGCCAAGCTTGAATTTGTTCGTTACTAGTAACTTTTGCAACATCATTGGAACGTACCCAATTCTCGATCGCTATTAAAAATTTTTTTGTTTCCCAGTTGGTATATAATGCTAGAATACCTGCTAATTTATACAAACTTTTATATCGACTTTGGTGGGGTTTTAACCACAGTTGTGCTTCGGAAAAGTCCCCTCTTTCCCAAGCAGATATCACCCGCATCCGTTCTAAAGACCAGAAATGCTCTCCCATAGGAATCAGTTTAAAACTTTGAGAGTGCATTGCTGTTCTGGAACCATTAGGTAAAGTGTCAAAAAATAACTCCGGCTCTTGAGGGCTAGCATTGTACACTTCACACTGTCGGGCTAAAGCGGCTGCACAAATTTCCACTCCCGATGCAATAGCAGGCGCACAACCTTTGTTTTGTACCCACAGTACTAACTCTTTATCTTCTACAGGTGAGAAAAAATCCAATGCTTCTTGTAAGATTAAGACTTCTAATTCTTGACGAATTGCATCGCTATCATTGGCGCTAATTTTTGGGGCGTGGACATCGATTCTCACATGAGGACAAATACTTTTGATTTTCCCAGCCATTAATGCTGCTAGCCAAACAGTATCCAATCGTCGGTAAAACCAAGAAACTGTTTCTGGTTGATCGGTTCCCCACAAAATGATATGTTTTAACCCCCGTTCAACTCCTGTGGTAATAATTGTATGGTCTAAAAGAAGTTCTACTTGGCTAAAGTCTCCGCCAAGCCATTCCGTACAGTGTTCGTAATAGCGTTTGCCTAAATCTTTTGCACTCCAAGGATAAGTTTTATCTTGTTCTTCATGATTACCGCGTTCCAGCCCCAGTTCTTGATAAAGTTCATTAACATGATGCGGATAGCTTATATTACCATCAGCACCAAAAGAACGAATCACTCCATCTTTACAGCGCCATCCTATTTGACGAGTCCCCACAGTGATGATTAAAGTGTCTGCGCGATCGCAGTCTGTTGAGATAGTATTCATATAAAAAAATGAGTAGTATTGTTGTTATTTATACCCAAAAGATGTTTGTAGAGTCGTACAACATCTAAAACACCATGCGATTGAAATTGCGGCTACACAAGCGAAGTCTTACAACATCTCAATTTGAAACACCATGCGATTGAAATCGCGGCTACACAAGCGAAGTCCGCCTACGCGGACTTTGTTTGTAGAGCATCATCTAAGGAACTGGCTCTTGAGCAGCAACAGCACTCACGCCAAATAAATGCACAGCACCAGTCAAATTGTTGAGGTCTCGCAAAAAGCGAGAGCGGACACGATCGCCATTTGGTGTTTGTCCTCCCATGAACAAACAGACGATTTCTTGACAGTCTGTCTCTTCCTGTTTATTGGGTATTTTGACGCGTTTAATACTGACCCAGGAACAATGAGCATTTCCTCCACCCGCAGCATTCCCACCAAGATCGGGGTTGCGCTTGTAGTTTCGCGGAGCATTTTGCTGATAAATGAGGTACATACCATCTCCACGGGTAGCTTCTGCGTCACGTGATTGCTCCCAACACTTTTCCTGAGAGTTTAACGGATCTGTGTCGGGACCGGGAACAACATAAACAGCACACGTTGCTGGAGAGAAAACTTCTGCAGTTATGTTATTGTTATTCAACAAAACTCTATCATTCCAAAGTTGTTGAACAGCTATACGCCAGTCAGAGTATGCTTTTTGCCAAGTACTGGTGTCTAGAGGCAAGCCATAAGATTTATTTTCCCAGTTGTTAGTTGTTTTATTTTTAACCTTATGGGTTAAGGTTAAATAGGTTCCTCTTGCGGCACTTTTACCATTATTCATATGGAAGATGTGCAATGGTCTGCGCCAACCACGACCTACCCCGCCTACCATAACGGCAAATCGAATGATGGGTAGAATAACTTTATTTAAGATTTCGCTAGGAGCGCTGATTTGCAATCTTCCTTTCCATTGATAGAAGCTAGGTTGATTGGAGGAGCGATCGCACCAAGTTTGTCTCGGAAACATTTGCACTCGCACGCAACCTTTGTGGCTTTCTGGTTGTAAAGTACCAAACAGTTCACCAACGGTTTTTTGTGCATCGTCTTCAGACATCACACCTAAAAAAAATCGCAATACCCAACCCCGCAACCAACCCCGCCAATGAGAAGGGCGTAACTCCATGCTTGTCATACTCGGACCCGCATTACCCTGACTGTAAAGGTTAAATTCAAACTGCTTTACTGCATAACCGGGGTCAGTTTCCAGTTTAAGGGATCTTGAGAATTCAACAGTTCCATACC
It encodes the following:
- a CDS encoding RAMP superfamily CRISPR-associated protein, which translates into the protein MYSGLKLIELLEKQHQLRSQSGLFKKDTFTLLWRTKVGSFPHPDLETMVSAGEPCGAWHINNGRPEDKRNVGQNWEQLKCLPLNGYIPGSSIRGLVRAWAKQRPEILPRMNELLGYQNNDLISPGKIEFLDAWPSQPTKLTLDIVNPQETFQIYHEGQGTPLSLYTLGNGEDEITVTVAIRGIPGQVTDDDVQEVWEWVQQALGVYGVGSRTASGYGTVEFSRSLKLETDPGYAVKQFEFNLYSQGNAGPSMTSMELRPSHWRGWLRGWVLRFFLGVMSEDDAQKTVGELFGTLQPESHKGCVRVQMFPRQTWCDRSSNQPSFYQWKGRLQISAPSEILNKVILPIIRFAVMVGGVGRGWRRPLHIFHMNNGKSAARGTYLTLTHKVKNKTTNNWENKSYGLPLDTSTWQKAYSDWRIAVQQLWNDRVLLNNNNITAEVFSPATCAVYVVPGPDTDPLNSQEKCWEQSRDAEATRGDGMYLIYQQNAPRNYKRNPDLGGNAAGGGNAHCSWVSIKRVKIPNKQEETDCQEIVCLFMGGQTPNGDRVRSRFLRDLNNLTGAVHLFGVSAVAAQEPVP